A part of Dehalogenimonas sp. W genomic DNA contains:
- a CDS encoding GIN domain-containing protein, with protein MPRKEFELEGFTAVEARNAMQVEISRGTGYSVAVEADDEIIREIEVAVSGGVLKAKFRTRLGHIGLLFKQVPSPKLKITMPELAAIKFTAATRGKITGFTGVDSFTAELSGAGKLTGDMDCRHLKLVGGAASFFELAGRTDTLDLSLMATSHASMEQLKVTDARITLGGASTVTLDISGRLDAEVTGASSLRWTGTPSMGDIKVTGASSLSRK; from the coding sequence ATGCCCCGCAAGGAATTTGAACTGGAAGGTTTTACGGCGGTTGAAGCGCGCAATGCCATGCAGGTGGAGATCAGCCGGGGTACCGGATACAGTGTGGCGGTTGAAGCCGACGATGAAATCATCAGGGAAATTGAAGTGGCAGTATCCGGCGGTGTGCTGAAGGCTAAATTTCGGACCAGACTGGGACATATCGGACTGCTGTTCAAACAGGTACCGTCGCCTAAACTCAAAATCACCATGCCGGAGCTGGCGGCTATTAAATTTACTGCAGCCACCCGGGGCAAGATAACCGGATTCACTGGCGTGGACAGTTTCACCGCGGAACTGTCCGGTGCCGGCAAGCTGACTGGCGACATGGACTGCCGTCACCTGAAGCTGGTGGGCGGAGCTGCCTCATTCTTTGAGCTAGCCGGTCGGACGGACACTTTGGATCTGTCGCTGATGGCGACCTCACATGCCAGTATGGAACAGTTGAAGGTGACTGATGCCCGGATAACACTGGGAGGGGCGTCCACTGTAACGCTGGATATTTCCGGGCGTTTGGATGCCGAGGTCACCGGGGCGTCCAGTCTCCGTTGGACAGGAACGCCATCGATGGGAGACATCAAGGTTACCGGGGCTTCCAGCCTCAGTCGAAAATGA
- the ispF gene encoding 2-C-methyl-D-erythritol 2,4-cyclodiphosphate synthase yields MNFRTGIGYDVHRLEPGGRLVLGGVTVPFTSGLTGWSDADVLTHAVMDALLGAAGLGDIGRHFPPGDPQFKGIASLELLRQVGEMLTRAGWRTGNIDAVIAAEQPRLSPHIPAMQVNLADALGLEPGAVSIKATTTEQLGFVGREEGMAAWATVLISTG; encoded by the coding sequence ATGAATTTCCGAACGGGCATCGGCTACGATGTCCACCGCCTGGAACCGGGCGGGCGGCTGGTGCTGGGCGGGGTAACGGTGCCGTTTACCAGCGGTCTGACCGGCTGGAGCGATGCCGATGTCCTGACCCATGCGGTCATGGACGCCCTGCTGGGAGCGGCGGGACTGGGGGACATCGGCCGGCACTTCCCGCCGGGGGACCCGCAATTCAAAGGCATCGCCAGCCTGGAATTGCTCCGGCAGGTGGGCGAAATGCTGACCCGGGCCGGCTGGCGTACCGGCAATATTGATGCCGTCATCGCCGCGGAACAACCGCGGCTGAGCCCCCATATCCCGGCCATGCAGGTCAATCTGGCTGACGCGCTGGGCCTTGAACCAGGCGCGGTCAGTATCAAGGCCACCACCACCGAGCAACTCGGCTTCGTCGGCCGGGAGGAAGGCATGGCCGCCTGGGCGACCGTACTCATCTCAACCGGATAA
- a CDS encoding SdpI family protein produces the protein MKLNWRQEWPSLLLIAGMFIATALSWSSAPDSIPVHWGINGEVDRYGGKFEGLMLLPLLAVGIYLMLLFIPRIDPKRTNYERFANVYRIIRIVMLVFMAAIHGAIIAIVLGSGIDISLVVMVIVGLLLAILGNYFGKLKPTWFVGIRTPWTLTSDLSWDKTHRLGGRLFVILGLLLAASGIIGQEWAFYLVFGLMFAMIIYLVIYSYVVWKSDPDRRQGLTR, from the coding sequence ATGAAACTTAACTGGCGCCAGGAATGGCCGAGTCTGCTGCTGATTGCCGGCATGTTTATCGCCACGGCGTTAAGCTGGTCCAGCGCCCCGGACAGCATTCCCGTCCACTGGGGTATTAACGGCGAGGTTGACCGCTACGGCGGTAAGTTTGAGGGCTTGATGCTGTTGCCCCTGTTGGCCGTGGGCATCTACCTGATGCTGCTGTTCATCCCCCGGATTGATCCCAAACGCACCAACTACGAGCGCTTCGCCAACGTATACCGCATCATCCGGATAGTAATGCTTGTTTTCATGGCCGCCATCCACGGTGCCATCATCGCCATCGTACTTGGTTCCGGCATTGATATCAGCCTGGTGGTGATGGTGATAGTAGGACTGTTGCTGGCCATTCTGGGCAACTATTTCGGCAAGCTCAAGCCTACCTGGTTTGTCGGCATCCGCACCCCGTGGACGCTGACCAGCGACCTTTCCTGGGACAAGACCCACCGGCTCGGCGGGCGGTTGTTCGTCATTTTAGGGCTGCTGCTGGCGGCGTCGGGTATTATCGGACAGGAATGGGCCTTTTATCTGGTATTCGGATTGATGTTCGCCATGATTATCTATTTGGTGATTTATTCTTATGTTGTCTGGAAATCCGACCCTGACCGGCGTCAAGGACTCACCAGGTAA
- the cysS gene encoding cysteine--tRNA ligase codes for MKISNTLSGTKEEFTPQAEQVKMYVCGITPQSAAHIGHAMSYINFDVIRRYLRYLGHPVKYVQNFTDVDDKIIAKAVPLGLTPLELADRNIADFKTDMAALNILPADVYPRVTQEIPAILELVEGLVARGFAYEVKGSVYFRVTRLEDYGKLSHRTLEQMQAGARIEIGEDKEHPMDFVLWKAAKPGEPAWDSPWGQGRPGWHIECSAMGRKYLGETIDIHGGGADLIFPHHENEIAQSESFTGRKPFVRYWLHNGLLQLGGEKMSKSLGNLITIKEALTKYSADALRVFVLSSHYRSPLTYADEIIEGAEKGARRLAQAAEDRHGKTGAASFDSQPYRERFMTAMDDDFNTPRALAALFDLAREINRLEAVGGSVAPARALLRELGGVMGLRLETTAAPTGDDTALLAAAAEIWQAAGRRAVDWEGDTARAMTDLLTLRTELRRDKHYAEADNLRNRLDDAGVIIKDTPAGPVWEFKAG; via the coding sequence ATGAAAATATCCAATACCCTCAGCGGCACAAAAGAAGAATTTACCCCCCAGGCTGAACAGGTCAAGATGTATGTCTGCGGCATCACACCGCAATCCGCGGCGCATATCGGCCATGCCATGAGCTATATCAATTTTGACGTTATCCGCCGCTATTTACGTTACCTGGGCCATCCGGTCAAATATGTGCAAAACTTTACCGACGTTGATGATAAAATCATCGCCAAGGCCGTCCCGTTAGGCCTGACGCCGCTGGAGTTGGCTGACCGCAACATCGCCGATTTCAAAACCGACATGGCCGCGCTTAACATCCTGCCGGCCGACGTTTATCCCCGGGTGACTCAGGAGATTCCAGCCATTTTAGAACTGGTTGAGGGGCTGGTTGCCAGGGGTTTTGCGTATGAAGTCAAGGGTTCGGTCTATTTCCGCGTTACCCGATTAGAAGACTACGGCAAACTGTCCCACCGTACCCTGGAACAAATGCAAGCCGGAGCCCGCATTGAGATCGGCGAGGACAAGGAACATCCCATGGACTTCGTCCTGTGGAAGGCTGCCAAACCCGGCGAACCAGCCTGGGATTCCCCGTGGGGACAAGGTCGGCCCGGCTGGCATATTGAATGCTCGGCCATGGGCCGCAAGTACCTGGGTGAAACCATTGATATCCACGGCGGCGGGGCCGACCTGATCTTCCCGCATCATGAGAATGAGATCGCCCAATCGGAAAGCTTCACCGGCCGGAAGCCCTTCGTGCGTTACTGGCTGCACAACGGCCTGCTGCAGCTGGGCGGCGAAAAAATGAGCAAATCTCTGGGCAACCTGATCACCATCAAAGAAGCCCTGACCAAATACTCCGCCGACGCCCTGCGGGTCTTCGTGTTGTCTTCCCACTACCGCAGCCCGCTGACCTATGCCGACGAAATCATTGAAGGGGCGGAAAAGGGTGCCCGGCGTCTGGCCCAGGCGGCTGAAGACCGCCATGGCAAGACCGGCGCCGCTTCCTTTGACAGTCAGCCCTACCGGGAACGGTTCATGACAGCCATGGATGACGACTTCAATACCCCCCGTGCCCTGGCCGCCCTTTTTGACCTGGCCCGGGAGATAAACCGGCTGGAGGCCGTGGGCGGCAGCGTCGCCCCGGCCAGGGCACTGCTCCGGGAACTGGGCGGGGTGATGGGCCTGCGTCTGGAAACTACCGCTGCCCCCACCGGCGACGACACCGCTTTACTGGCGGCCGCCGCCGAAATCTGGCAGGCGGCCGGCCGCCGGGCCGTTGACTGGGAAGGCGACACCGCCCGGGCGATGACAGACCTGCTTACGCTGCGCACCGAACTGCGACGGGATAAACATTACGCTGAAGCCGACAACCTGCGTAACCGGCTGGATGACGCCGGCGTAATCATCAAGGACACCCCGGCGGGCCCGGTTTGGGAGTTCAAAGCGGGTTAA
- a CDS encoding autorepressor SdpR family transcription factor yields MTESIFKALADVSRRKILKLLGERPMTAGEIADHFQLAKSTLSGHFNVLKAADLIQEERRGTVIVYSLNASVIDEALSVIMGVLKIGENKGEKRHTDET; encoded by the coding sequence ATGACCGAAAGCATTTTCAAAGCCCTGGCTGACGTCTCCCGGCGCAAGATACTCAAACTGCTGGGAGAACGGCCGATGACCGCCGGAGAAATCGCCGACCATTTCCAACTGGCCAAGTCCACCCTCTCCGGTCATTTCAACGTACTCAAAGCGGCTGACCTGATACAGGAAGAACGTCGGGGCACCGTTATCGTCTACAGCCTTAATGCCTCAGTCATTGATGAAGCGCTGTCTGTTATCATGGGCGTGCTTAAAATCGGCGAGAACAAAGGAGAGAAGAGACACACCGATGAAACTTAA
- a CDS encoding methylated-DNA--[protein]-cysteine S-methyltransferase — protein sequence MNTKSASKYDVVETAVGWTGLEITEQGIKRLTLPAKNRQSALAALGIEEKDITHEAGGAGLADRLKHFFLGEPVVFKEGLDLSAATEFQQQVYQAACTIPYGQTISYGELARRLGKPGAARAVGRALGANPVPILIPCHRIVGADGSLTGFTGGLDAKQQLLDMEQPKKPG from the coding sequence ATGAACACTAAGAGTGCGTCAAAATACGATGTCGTGGAAACCGCCGTCGGCTGGACAGGTCTTGAAATCACCGAACAGGGTATCAAGCGGCTGACATTGCCGGCTAAAAACCGCCAATCCGCTCTGGCGGCGCTGGGCATTGAGGAAAAGGACATCACTCACGAAGCCGGCGGTGCCGGTCTGGCCGACCGCCTGAAGCACTTTTTCCTCGGTGAACCGGTGGTCTTCAAGGAGGGACTTGACCTGAGTGCCGCCACCGAATTTCAGCAGCAGGTCTATCAAGCTGCCTGCACTATTCCCTACGGCCAGACAATCAGCTACGGCGAACTGGCCCGGCGGCTCGGCAAACCCGGCGCGGCGCGCGCGGTAGGCCGGGCACTGGGCGCTAATCCCGTGCCGATACTGATTCCCTGCCACCGGATCGTTGGGGCTGACGGGTCTTTGACCGGATTCACCGGCGGGCTGGATGCCAAGCAGCAACTACTGGATATGGAACAACCGAAAAAACCCGGTTAA
- a CDS encoding ComF family protein: MLGRLLGGQDRFLNFFFPRYCLGCGREGAYICRRCQPNLPFQQPPFCPRCGKSLDHHSGCDELAPELSQLHSVFRFEGIVKKAVHQFKYNNLRDLAGPLGGFMAEYLKNNDLQADALIPVPLHKSRLRERAYNQSELLALMIHRLTDTPVFVDTLKKIRPTPPQAESASVDVRRRAVVDAFQCYNSKLTGRSVLLIDDVATSGATLSACARVLAAAGAGRVTALTLAREI; encoded by the coding sequence ATGCTGGGCCGGCTGCTCGGAGGTCAGGACCGTTTCCTGAATTTTTTCTTTCCCCGGTATTGCCTGGGCTGCGGGCGCGAAGGCGCCTATATTTGCCGCCGCTGTCAGCCGAATCTGCCTTTCCAACAACCCCCGTTCTGTCCCCGCTGCGGCAAGAGCCTGGATCATCACTCCGGATGTGATGAGTTGGCGCCGGAACTGTCGCAACTCCACTCTGTTTTCCGTTTTGAAGGCATCGTCAAGAAGGCGGTGCATCAGTTCAAGTACAACAACCTGCGTGACCTGGCGGGACCGCTGGGCGGCTTTATGGCCGAATACCTGAAAAATAACGACCTTCAGGCCGACGCCCTGATACCTGTTCCCCTGCACAAATCCCGGCTGCGGGAACGCGCCTATAATCAATCGGAACTGCTGGCACTGATGATTCACCGGCTGACCGATACCCCCGTCTTTGTGGATACCCTCAAAAAGATCCGGCCGACACCGCCCCAGGCCGAAAGCGCCTCGGTTGATGTCCGTCGCCGGGCTGTAGTTGATGCTTTTCAGTGCTATAATAGTAAATTAACGGGGCGCAGCGTCCTCCTGATTGACGACGTCGCCACCTCCGGCGCCACCCTGAGCGCCTGTGCCCGGGTACTGGCAGCCGCCGGAGCCGGCCGAGTCACGGCACTGACACTGGCCCGCGAAATCTAA
- a CDS encoding ImmA/IrrE family metallo-endopeptidase, whose protein sequence is MKTLNDLSGFCDHLVGKFGSPGDCTEDQKADEFRRIYLRDLPVNLRSLRAIATCLGIQLKGLETMPRNLRGYHEICDDRKCLYYRHDDTASGIQNTILHELREMMETMFVEAYPTYKPLRTSARHIAANRFASAVLLPEDEFRANVFKTGFDVIRLSRGYSKSCSQVLLRMGEVLRGRLFFYGSLYEPDDADGNDWAVTYWTGSNNDDADSNVYGLDGLFPRRGRKALAGSLIGLTVKTGRPHLVGRITLTDENEYFDGGLTALAQPLTGRSRQVEKVAMVALMIQDSHLFDTQIDKINPVKLERFHRHF, encoded by the coding sequence GTGAAGACACTCAATGATCTGAGTGGTTTTTGTGATCACCTGGTCGGAAAATTTGGCAGTCCCGGCGATTGCACTGAGGATCAGAAAGCGGATGAGTTCAGACGGATCTATTTGAGAGATCTGCCCGTTAACCTCAGGTCGCTCAGGGCAATAGCTACGTGTTTAGGCATTCAGTTGAAGGGTCTGGAAACCATGCCACGAAATCTGAGGGGTTACCATGAAATATGCGACGACCGGAAATGTCTCTACTATCGTCATGACGACACGGCAAGCGGCATTCAGAATACCATCCTCCATGAGTTGAGGGAGATGATGGAAACCATGTTCGTCGAAGCGTATCCTACATATAAGCCGCTGAGGACAAGCGCCCGGCATATTGCCGCCAATCGATTTGCCTCCGCGGTACTGCTGCCGGAAGATGAATTCCGTGCCAATGTATTCAAAACCGGATTCGATGTTATCAGGCTCTCGCGAGGTTATTCCAAGAGCTGCTCCCAGGTGTTGCTTCGTATGGGTGAAGTGCTTCGCGGCAGACTGTTCTTCTATGGGTCTCTGTACGAACCGGACGATGCCGACGGGAATGACTGGGCGGTCACCTACTGGACCGGAAGCAATAACGATGACGCTGACTCGAATGTCTACGGCCTTGATGGGCTGTTCCCCAGGAGAGGAAGAAAGGCGTTGGCTGGTTCGCTGATTGGACTGACCGTAAAAACCGGACGTCCTCATCTGGTTGGGCGTATCACCCTGACGGACGAGAATGAATATTTCGATGGAGGGCTAACTGCTCTGGCTCAGCCGTTGACTGGTCGGAGTAGGCAGGTAGAGAAGGTAGCGATGGTGGCGCTGATGATTCAAGATAGCCACCTTTTCGATACTCAGATAGACAAAATTAATCCGGTTAAGCTGGAGCGTTTTCACCGGCATTTCTAA
- the ispD gene encoding 2-C-methyl-D-erythritol 4-phosphate cytidylyltransferase: MYNKERVAAIIAAAGSSERMHGVDKIFAHLGNRPVLARAVFPFECAEVVDRIIVVLSPDNLAAGEALSDSEKWGKVTDIIPGGERRQDSVQQALDRLADDDIKWVIIHDGARPLVRVEQIEDGMTAVQATGAAVCAVPVTDTIKLAGENSFIQETPDRSHLWNAQTPQIFRYDLIRRAYDAASGTVTDDSILVERLGVPVKLYKGSPANVKITTPESLAAAEIIVRRHAE; encoded by the coding sequence ATGTATAACAAAGAACGTGTAGCCGCAATTATCGCCGCTGCGGGGAGCAGTGAGCGCATGCATGGAGTAGACAAGATCTTCGCCCACCTGGGCAACCGTCCGGTGCTGGCGCGTGCCGTATTTCCGTTTGAGTGTGCCGAGGTCGTTGACCGCATTATCGTCGTCCTCAGCCCCGACAACCTTGCTGCCGGGGAGGCACTGAGCGACTCCGAAAAATGGGGTAAAGTCACTGATATCATTCCCGGCGGCGAACGCCGCCAGGATTCGGTGCAACAAGCGCTGGACCGCCTGGCCGACGACGACATCAAATGGGTGATTATCCACGATGGTGCCCGTCCGCTGGTCCGGGTTGAGCAGATAGAAGACGGCATGACCGCAGTTCAGGCCACCGGCGCCGCTGTGTGCGCCGTACCGGTCACCGACACCATTAAACTGGCCGGCGAAAACAGTTTTATTCAGGAGACTCCGGACCGGTCCCATCTCTGGAACGCGCAAACCCCCCAGATTTTCCGCTATGACCTGATCCGTCGGGCTTACGATGCCGCCTCCGGCACGGTGACCGATGATTCAATTCTGGTGGAACGGCTGGGGGTGCCGGTTAAACTGTATAAAGGTTCGCCGGCCAACGTCAAGATTACCACGCCGGAAAGTCTGGCCGCCGCCGAGATTATCGTGCGGAGACACGCCGAATAA
- a CDS encoding helix-turn-helix transcriptional regulator — protein sequence MPDFGTYVRQLRKKQGLSLRTVSQQTGISYSYLSQIEQGRRNPPGPDLMKRLASVYQVTQKDLLRAAGYLEENNEPTLSDEQEVEMAFNYVMNDPRYKSGTRMNGKLTPEVKRFVVEMYEKATGKKLLPGSGA from the coding sequence ATGCCAGATTTCGGCACTTATGTCAGACAGCTGCGAAAAAAACAAGGGTTGTCATTGAGGACCGTATCTCAGCAGACCGGCATCTCTTACTCTTATTTGTCCCAGATTGAGCAAGGCCGGAGAAACCCGCCCGGGCCAGATCTCATGAAACGTCTCGCGTCTGTCTATCAGGTGACGCAAAAAGACCTTCTGCGGGCGGCGGGTTATCTCGAGGAAAATAACGAACCGACTCTCAGTGACGAACAGGAAGTGGAGATGGCCTTCAATTACGTCATGAACGATCCTCGCTACAAATCAGGCACCCGGATGAACGGGAAGCTGACCCCAGAGGTGAAGCGTTTCGTGGTCGAGATGTACGAGAAGGCCACCGGGAAGAAGTTGCTGCCAGGATCAGGTGCGTGA
- a CDS encoding GIN domain-containing protein yields the protein MHKKLLVLLLITGLMVSVTGCFSISCSIGSIVGRGPVETQTFDFSGFTRVQAATAFEVNIVRSDEFSVSVTTNENIFDYLALERTGDTLYVQLKAGSYTLASLKATITMPDLFSVDVSGASSATVSGFSYSHALTLKASGASSVELADMQSGELELLISGASRITGSINSGNGSFNISGVSTLEISGSGGNLVVTGSSVSSVILREFIAGNISVSYSGATSGSVNANGELDVLLSGASSLRYFGNPTLGDVNVSGGSSINQG from the coding sequence ATGCATAAAAAATTATTGGTCTTGTTATTGATTACCGGGTTGATGGTTTCGGTCACAGGTTGTTTTTCCATAAGTTGTTCCATCGGCAGTATCGTCGGCCGGGGTCCGGTGGAGACTCAAACCTTTGATTTTTCCGGCTTTACCCGGGTACAGGCGGCTACCGCATTTGAAGTGAATATTGTCCGGTCTGATGAATTCAGCGTCAGTGTGACCACTAATGAGAATATTTTTGACTATCTGGCGCTGGAACGCACCGGTGACACTCTTTACGTTCAATTGAAGGCCGGCAGCTATACTCTGGCCTCACTTAAAGCTACCATTACCATGCCGGATCTGTTCAGTGTTGACGTTTCCGGGGCGTCCAGTGCGACCGTGTCCGGCTTTAGTTACAGTCATGCCCTGACCTTAAAAGCCTCCGGCGCCAGCAGTGTTGAGCTGGCGGATATGCAGTCGGGTGAGCTGGAATTGCTGATTTCCGGTGCCTCCAGGATTACAGGGAGCATCAATTCCGGTAATGGTTCGTTCAATATCAGCGGGGTTTCAACTCTGGAAATTTCCGGTTCCGGCGGTAATCTGGTGGTGACCGGTTCGAGCGTTTCCAGCGTTATCCTGCGGGAATTTATCGCCGGCAACATTAGTGTCAGTTATTCCGGGGCGACTTCCGGTTCAGTTAATGCCAACGGCGAACTTGACGTTCTACTATCCGGGGCATCATCACTGCGGTACTTCGGCAACCCGACGCTGGGGGACGTCAATGTCAGCGGTGGTTCGTCCATCAACCAGGGCTGA
- a CDS encoding HPF/RaiA family ribosome-associated protein, translated as MDIIITARNLTLAETTRKQIERKFAKIGRHLPQARELKLEITEQATKAAKDRFIARAALDILGPVINAESRAASLPSVIDQLVAILERQAQDFKTKGAEFSRDTQRLEVPEAAGTGGKARPVVEIERYATKPMSVDEAVAALSDSRDDMMLFHNERGQVNLLRRRGDGGFILTLSEAA; from the coding sequence ATGGACATCATCATTACCGCCAGGAACCTGACCTTGGCCGAAACCACCCGGAAGCAGATTGAGCGTAAGTTTGCCAAAATCGGCCGCCATCTGCCTCAGGCCAGAGAACTGAAACTGGAGATAACCGAACAGGCCACCAAGGCCGCCAAAGACCGCTTTATCGCCCGGGCTGCATTAGACATCCTCGGCCCGGTAATCAACGCCGAAAGCCGCGCCGCCAGTCTGCCCAGTGTGATAGATCAACTGGTGGCGATCCTTGAACGCCAGGCTCAAGATTTTAAAACCAAAGGCGCCGAATTCAGCCGGGACACCCAGCGTCTGGAAGTCCCCGAGGCTGCCGGGACTGGAGGTAAGGCGCGTCCGGTCGTGGAGATTGAACGCTACGCCACCAAACCGATGTCAGTGGATGAAGCGGTAGCCGCCCTGAGTGACTCAAGGGACGACATGATGCTGTTCCACAACGAACGAGGCCAGGTCAACCTGTTACGCCGGCGCGGCGACGGCGGCTTTATCCTCACCCTCAGCGAAGCGGCCTGA
- the radC gene encoding DNA repair protein RadC, giving the protein MPENTANQEHPSAGHRERLRQRFDKGGLIALADYEAVELLLTLGTPRRDCKPAAKAAIKRFKTFRGVLEATSEELQEIKGIGPANSVAIRLVAEAAREFLKEKAKAQDWPESCVTPRQVFDYLYSSMSGLKKEVFKVLYLNSQNRILDIAEMSRGTVNASVVWVREVVEQALRLGAAAMIFVHNHPSGVPSPSQQDRDITRDLVFAAATMNIRSLDHIIIGDNCYHSLASEGLLDKYKTEFQQLRENSR; this is encoded by the coding sequence ATGCCGGAAAATACTGCTAATCAGGAACATCCTTCTGCCGGCCATCGCGAGCGGCTGCGGCAACGCTTTGATAAGGGCGGGCTGATCGCGCTGGCTGACTATGAAGCGGTGGAGTTGTTGTTGACGCTGGGCACGCCCCGGCGTGACTGCAAGCCCGCCGCCAAGGCCGCTATTAAGCGTTTTAAAACCTTCCGCGGGGTGCTGGAGGCAACTTCGGAGGAATTGCAGGAGATTAAGGGTATCGGCCCGGCCAACTCCGTTGCTATCCGGCTGGTGGCTGAGGCGGCGCGGGAGTTTTTGAAAGAAAAGGCTAAGGCTCAGGATTGGCCGGAAAGCTGCGTTACGCCGCGCCAGGTGTTTGATTATCTCTATTCCTCAATGTCCGGCCTGAAAAAGGAAGTCTTCAAGGTGCTGTATCTGAATAGTCAGAACCGGATTCTGGATATCGCCGAGATGTCCCGGGGTACGGTCAATGCCTCGGTGGTATGGGTCCGGGAAGTGGTGGAACAGGCATTGCGGCTGGGCGCGGCGGCGATGATCTTCGTTCACAATCACCCCTCCGGCGTCCCTTCACCGAGTCAGCAGGATCGGGACATTACCCGTGACCTGGTGTTCGCCGCCGCGACCATGAATATCCGGTCTCTGGATCATATTATCATCGGGGATAACTGCTACCACAGTCTGGCTTCGGAGGGCCTGCTGGACAAGTACAAGACAGAGTTCCAACAGTTGCGGGAAAACAGCCGGTAA
- a CDS encoding YbjQ family protein has protein sequence MIVVTTPNVPGRNIVKTIGLVRGSTIRAKHIGKDIMAGFRGLVGGEISEYTQMMAEAREAALQRMIEDAEKKGANAVISMSFGTAMVMQSAAETIAYGTGVVLE, from the coding sequence TTGATCGTAGTAACAACCCCTAACGTTCCCGGGAGAAACATCGTCAAAACCATCGGCCTGGTGCGCGGCTCCACCATCCGGGCCAAGCACATCGGCAAGGACATCATGGCCGGTTTTCGCGGCCTGGTGGGCGGCGAAATCAGTGAGTATACCCAGATGATGGCTGAAGCCCGCGAAGCCGCCTTGCAGCGCATGATTGAAGATGCGGAGAAAAAGGGTGCTAACGCGGTTATCTCCATGTCCTTCGGCACAGCTATGGTCATGCAGTCTGCGGCCGAGACCATCGCCTACGGCACCGGAGTCGTCCTGGAATAG